A region from the Arcanobacterium buesumense genome encodes:
- a CDS encoding proline dehydrogenase family protein, producing the protein MKPDIKGDISLSDVANEAISQARIWADRAAQLPTDRAGKLLADVLASPGGLDFTIDFVDKVIRPEDKRVAARNLAKLSDQKIDFLPPYLALPANAGGKLATFAPHVVVGSAFRVFRALVGDLVLDINPKKLGPAIKEMRKDGSRLNLNLLGEAVLGKKEAARRLNAVMDLLDHDYVDYVSIKVSAVLGVHNPWGYHNAVEHAVEELYPLYQKAHRLHKFVNLDMEEYHDLHLTIDVFKSLLNRSEFHDLEAGIVLQAYLPDALPAMVDLQKWASKRVSNGGAPIKVRLVKGANLPMERVDAIMHGWDLTTQPSKAASDANYLRMLEYALRPEHLAHVKLGIAGHNMFSLGFALSLIKKRDITSGYEVEMLKGMATNQAEAVREDVGHILYYVPVVDPAEFDVAISYLVRRLEESSGSENFMSNVFQFPHDESVFNRERDRYIAALLGAFSEEYETLCAAFSHVDPADIPELRYGRNRKQDREKDDVPIMSSFANSADSDPSLPANIAWADRIFAEIPHTSLGTDLADRARVHSSAEIKTCIDRARGHAEEWAQRPASERADILRNAAKILGERRAELITVAAAECGKILSEGDIEVSEAIDFCQYYADLAEELYTFDGVEIIPAQVSAAIPPWNFPIAIPTGSVVAPLATGSAVVFKPAEQARRTGALVAQALWDAGVPRDVLQLVDIAPQDLPDAGQALVVHSDQVVFTGSAETAQLFRSWRPDLRLFAETSGKNAIIVTPQADIDLAAKDIVTSAFGHAGQKCSACSLVILVDTMAESKRLLNQIVDAARSLHVAYPHVPDAEMGPVIEPVAGKLERGLTQLGPGERWILTPRRLDDSGRLWSPGIRVGVKRGSEFHMTEYFGPVLGIMYANDLDEAIDIQNAVDYGLTGGIHTLDSAEIAHWLDHVHVGNAYINRGITGAIVRRQPFGGWKRSNVGTGSKAGGPNHLLGLVQVKPAAKVEESAELASLTHELLVQLDNLYRSIEPQDQYSFRHALRSINNALDTHYLRAEDASRLEVEKNILRYRPASVHVRLEDRQSWDLAVAMIVGASVAGAPVSLSIAGELPGSFAVLLDRQGIEVTVESHDAWLERLTQAPAYPARIRYIGSQSSDVAKAVDGSVDVAIYSDPVTGNGRVDLRPFFREQAIAATNHRFGDHTKILEGII; encoded by the coding sequence ATGAAACCTGATATTAAAGGCGATATTAGTCTTTCCGATGTTGCGAATGAGGCGATTAGCCAAGCGCGAATCTGGGCTGATCGAGCAGCTCAGCTTCCTACAGACCGTGCCGGTAAGCTCTTAGCGGATGTCTTAGCCTCCCCTGGAGGTTTAGACTTCACAATTGATTTTGTTGATAAAGTTATTCGACCAGAAGACAAACGTGTAGCGGCCCGCAATTTGGCAAAACTGTCTGATCAAAAAATTGATTTCCTTCCGCCATACCTTGCGTTGCCGGCAAACGCTGGTGGCAAACTTGCAACATTTGCACCCCACGTCGTCGTCGGATCTGCGTTCCGTGTCTTTCGAGCACTCGTTGGTGACCTCGTCCTTGATATAAATCCGAAAAAACTCGGTCCAGCTATCAAAGAGATGCGAAAAGATGGATCTCGGTTAAACTTAAATCTCCTTGGTGAAGCAGTTTTAGGTAAGAAAGAAGCTGCTCGCCGTCTCAATGCGGTCATGGACTTACTCGACCACGACTATGTCGATTACGTGTCAATCAAAGTTTCTGCAGTTCTTGGTGTACATAACCCGTGGGGATATCACAACGCAGTCGAACATGCTGTTGAAGAACTTTACCCGTTATATCAAAAGGCTCATCGTCTGCATAAATTCGTTAACTTGGATATGGAAGAATACCATGATCTACATTTGACGATTGATGTTTTTAAGAGCTTGCTCAACAGATCTGAGTTTCACGATCTAGAGGCCGGAATCGTTCTACAAGCTTATTTGCCAGATGCGTTACCAGCGATGGTTGATTTGCAAAAATGGGCAAGCAAACGAGTTAGCAACGGCGGGGCCCCCATTAAGGTTCGCCTCGTCAAAGGTGCCAACCTACCAATGGAACGCGTTGATGCCATCATGCATGGCTGGGATCTTACCACCCAACCTTCTAAAGCAGCTTCGGATGCTAATTATCTGCGGATGCTTGAATATGCGCTACGTCCGGAGCATTTAGCTCATGTCAAACTCGGCATTGCCGGTCATAACATGTTCTCGCTGGGGTTTGCATTGTCACTGATTAAAAAACGCGATATTACCTCAGGATACGAAGTTGAAATGCTCAAAGGTATGGCAACAAACCAAGCCGAAGCGGTACGAGAAGATGTTGGGCATATCTTGTATTATGTTCCAGTTGTAGATCCAGCTGAATTTGATGTTGCTATTTCCTATCTTGTACGTCGCCTTGAAGAATCATCTGGATCAGAGAACTTCATGTCCAACGTCTTCCAATTTCCGCATGACGAAAGTGTTTTCAATCGTGAACGTGACCGATATATCGCTGCTCTTTTAGGAGCATTTTCTGAAGAATATGAAACGCTTTGTGCAGCTTTCTCACACGTTGATCCCGCTGATATTCCAGAACTACGTTATGGGCGAAACCGTAAACAGGACCGTGAAAAAGATGATGTCCCTATCATGTCATCATTCGCTAATAGTGCGGACTCTGACCCCTCGTTACCAGCAAATATAGCTTGGGCAGATCGTATATTTGCTGAGATTCCTCATACTTCTTTAGGAACTGATTTAGCAGACAGAGCCCGCGTTCATAGTTCCGCTGAGATTAAAACATGTATTGATAGGGCTCGCGGGCATGCTGAAGAATGGGCACAGCGTCCGGCATCCGAACGTGCAGATATTTTACGCAATGCAGCGAAAATTCTTGGAGAACGCCGGGCTGAGCTGATAACTGTTGCAGCCGCTGAATGTGGAAAAATCCTTAGCGAAGGGGATATCGAAGTTTCGGAGGCAATCGATTTTTGCCAATACTACGCAGATTTAGCTGAAGAACTCTACACATTTGACGGTGTGGAGATTATTCCGGCGCAGGTGAGCGCTGCGATACCACCGTGGAATTTTCCTATCGCAATTCCAACAGGCTCTGTTGTGGCGCCGTTGGCAACTGGTTCGGCAGTCGTATTTAAACCTGCTGAACAAGCCCGCCGAACAGGTGCTCTAGTTGCGCAAGCATTATGGGATGCTGGTGTACCGCGAGATGTGTTGCAACTAGTTGATATTGCCCCGCAGGACTTACCAGATGCTGGCCAAGCCCTAGTTGTTCACAGCGATCAGGTAGTCTTTACAGGTTCTGCCGAAACAGCACAACTATTCCGATCATGGCGTCCGGATTTACGGCTCTTCGCGGAAACATCTGGAAAGAACGCTATTATCGTCACTCCCCAGGCAGATATTGACCTTGCTGCTAAAGACATCGTCACATCGGCATTTGGTCATGCTGGCCAAAAGTGTTCGGCATGTTCACTGGTGATTTTAGTTGACACTATGGCTGAATCCAAACGTCTCCTTAATCAAATCGTGGATGCTGCACGTTCCCTTCATGTAGCTTACCCACACGTACCTGATGCGGAAATGGGGCCGGTTATTGAACCGGTAGCTGGGAAGCTAGAACGTGGCTTGACGCAACTTGGACCTGGTGAACGCTGGATTCTCACTCCTCGCCGGCTAGATGATAGTGGCCGGCTATGGAGCCCAGGAATTCGTGTTGGTGTTAAGCGAGGATCAGAATTCCATATGACAGAATACTTCGGTCCTGTTCTTGGCATTATGTATGCCAACGATCTTGATGAGGCTATTGATATTCAAAATGCGGTTGACTATGGACTAACTGGTGGTATCCACACTCTCGATAGTGCCGAAATTGCGCATTGGCTAGATCATGTCCATGTCGGAAACGCCTATATTAATCGCGGGATTACGGGCGCGATTGTACGCCGGCAACCATTTGGCGGATGGAAGCGCTCTAACGTGGGAACCGGGTCGAAAGCAGGCGGGCCAAATCACTTATTAGGCCTTGTTCAGGTTAAACCAGCGGCGAAGGTTGAGGAATCTGCCGAATTGGCGTCCTTAACGCATGAGCTGTTGGTACAACTCGATAACCTGTATCGCTCCATTGAACCGCAAGATCAGTATTCCTTTAGACACGCGCTTCGAAGCATTAACAATGCGCTTGACACTCATTACTTACGTGCCGAAGATGCCTCTCGGCTAGAGGTAGAGAAGAATATTTTGCGCTATCGTCCGGCATCCGTTCACGTCCGACTCGAAGATCGTCAAAGCTGGGATTTGGCGGTGGCGATGATTGTTGGCGCATCAGTTGCGGGTGCTCCGGTGAGCTTGTCAATTGCCGGAGAGTTGCCTGGATCGTTTGCAGTATTGCTGGATCGGCAGGGAATAGAGGTAACGGTTGAGTCCCACGATGCATGGCTTGAACGTCTTACACAAGCGCCAGCGTATCCTGCCCGAATCCGTTACATTGGTTCTCAATCTTCCGATGTAGCTAAAGCTGTTGACGGTTCGGTAGATGTTGCGATTTATAGTGATCCGGTTACTGGAAACGGCCGAGTTGATCTTCGACCATTCTTCCGAGAACAAGCGATTGCCGCGACGAACCATCGTTTTGGTGACCATACAAAGATTCTTGAGGGAATCATTTAA
- a CDS encoding DeoD-type purine-nucleoside phosphorylase has translation MATPHINAELGDFAPAVLMPGDPKRAARMTELLMPDARLVSDVRGILGFTGEVNGKPLSIMASGMGQPSLSIYVNELFMHYDVKRIIRVGTAGGLSPKVKVGDVIIANGAHYEGVMNTYLTPNTHFSAVASYELVRAAADAAGEDDTVVVGPIVSRDRFYGVDPADNDALARVGCLGAEMEAGALYGLAAQYDRQALAVLTVSDHITVPGQDMTAEERENKFQKALELAVAAAHC, from the coding sequence ATGGCAACTCCACATATTAATGCCGAACTAGGTGATTTCGCACCGGCAGTTTTAATGCCAGGCGATCCAAAACGCGCAGCTCGCATGACTGAACTCTTGATGCCAGATGCCCGACTGGTATCTGATGTGCGCGGAATCCTCGGCTTCACTGGCGAAGTTAATGGAAAACCACTATCAATTATGGCATCAGGTATGGGACAGCCTTCGCTTTCCATTTACGTTAATGAGCTCTTCATGCACTATGACGTGAAACGAATAATTCGTGTAGGAACCGCTGGAGGGCTGTCACCAAAGGTCAAAGTTGGTGATGTTATTATCGCCAATGGCGCACACTATGAAGGTGTCATGAATACCTATCTCACCCCTAACACACATTTTTCCGCAGTTGCTTCCTATGAGCTTGTTCGCGCAGCGGCGGATGCCGCTGGTGAGGATGACACCGTTGTTGTAGGCCCAATTGTTTCACGTGACCGTTTCTATGGTGTTGATCCGGCAGATAATGATGCTCTTGCTCGGGTTGGTTGCCTTGGTGCTGAAATGGAAGCCGGTGCACTATATGGCTTAGCAGCTCAATATGACCGCCAGGCACTTGCAGTCTTGACCGTTTCAGACCACATCACCGTTCCAGGCCAAGATATGACTGCTGAAGAACGGGAAAATAAGTTCCAAAAGGCACTTGAACTAGCAGTTGCTGCTGCTCATTGCTAA
- the putP gene encoding sodium/proline symporter PutP, producing MTDKTYQTIAMVIYLLAMIGIGLWAYRKNDSVDDYILGGRQLHPAVAALSAGASDMSGWLLMGLPGALYAHGLIESWIAIGLTAGAWLNWKFVAPRLRSYTEVSHNSITVPSFLDSRLRDSSHALRIVSGVVILFFFTFYVSSGLVAGGIFFEAAFGTSYLTGMLLIAVVTILYTLLGGFLAVSWTDLVQGIMMLLALVFVPIVGLVTVGGPSAAISSAQNINPNLHSFVGGDTLSLAGIIGIFSALAWGLGYFGQPHIIVRFMALRQPSEAKPARRIGIGWMVISILGAMGTALVGIAWADQSGAGLLDNPEQVFIYMGQILFHPFIAGFMLAAILAAIMSTISSQLLVSSSALVEDIYAVFLSKNVSKRSGVMLSRGAVIVISMIAALLAVSPSDTILQLVAFAWAGFGGAFGPIILLSLFWRKLTTQGALVGMVTGALTVVIWSNLSGGIFDLYEIVPGFIANVTIAVVASLLTYRPNSIITAEFDAALMLVRNWEDRDRAIDKVREVHSKDHYTARSTREQ from the coding sequence ATGACTGATAAAACCTATCAGACCATTGCAATGGTCATTTATCTTCTTGCCATGATTGGCATCGGCTTATGGGCTTATCGAAAGAATGATTCGGTTGATGACTATATCCTCGGCGGTCGCCAACTACATCCTGCCGTTGCCGCCCTTTCAGCTGGCGCATCAGATATGTCTGGCTGGTTACTCATGGGCCTTCCAGGGGCCTTATACGCTCATGGCCTTATCGAATCCTGGATTGCTATAGGTTTAACGGCTGGTGCATGGCTGAATTGGAAATTTGTTGCCCCGCGGCTACGCTCCTATACTGAAGTTTCCCATAATTCGATCACTGTCCCTTCATTCTTAGATTCACGACTCCGCGACTCTTCCCATGCACTACGTATCGTCTCGGGTGTAGTTATTCTCTTTTTCTTCACCTTTTACGTATCATCCGGTCTCGTAGCTGGAGGGATATTCTTTGAAGCAGCTTTTGGCACCTCATACCTCACTGGGATGTTACTTATCGCCGTTGTAACAATCCTCTACACCTTATTAGGTGGATTTCTTGCCGTATCGTGGACCGACCTCGTTCAGGGCATCATGATGCTTCTTGCCTTAGTTTTTGTTCCGATTGTTGGTCTAGTTACGGTAGGTGGTCCATCTGCCGCAATATCTTCGGCACAAAATATTAATCCCAACTTACATTCGTTCGTGGGTGGCGATACGCTAAGTTTGGCTGGAATTATTGGTATTTTCTCCGCATTGGCATGGGGGCTAGGATATTTCGGACAACCACATATTATCGTGCGGTTCATGGCCTTACGCCAACCATCAGAAGCAAAACCTGCACGACGAATTGGTATTGGCTGGATGGTTATTTCCATTCTTGGCGCTATGGGAACTGCTCTAGTAGGAATTGCTTGGGCTGACCAATCTGGAGCCGGGCTACTCGATAACCCAGAACAAGTATTCATCTATATGGGCCAAATTCTTTTCCACCCATTTATTGCCGGGTTTATGCTCGCAGCTATTCTCGCTGCCATTATGTCGACAATATCTTCTCAACTATTAGTTTCTTCTTCTGCATTAGTTGAAGACATATACGCTGTATTCTTGAGTAAAAATGTATCGAAAAGAAGTGGTGTCATGCTCTCACGCGGAGCGGTCATCGTTATTTCTATGATTGCTGCTCTTTTAGCGGTGTCACCATCAGATACTATTTTACAACTCGTTGCTTTTGCTTGGGCTGGATTCGGAGGCGCCTTTGGCCCAATTATTTTGCTATCGCTATTCTGGCGTAAGCTCACCACTCAAGGAGCTTTAGTTGGTATGGTTACCGGTGCGCTTACCGTCGTCATATGGTCCAACCTTTCAGGTGGAATATTCGATCTCTATGAAATTGTCCCCGGTTTTATAGCTAACGTGACTATCGCCGTCGTCGCCTCTCTTTTAACATATCGTCCCAATTCAATTATCACAGCAGAATTTGACGCTGCCCTCATGCTAGTACGCAACTGGGAAGACCGCGATCGCGCAATCGATAAAGTACGTGAGGTCCATTCTAAAGATCATTACACAGCGCGTTCTACCCGCGAACAGTAA
- a CDS encoding pyroglutamyl-peptidase I → MRILVTGFEPFGRDNLNASEQAVEQLAPHIEVDDIDVEVFTRILPVSFERGPRILAHTIAELKPDAVIAVGEAGKRHDISVELFARNVAHARIPDNDGYQACQENLDEVAAVLQSRLPCQEIIAELNVNGISASESVDAGAYVCNAVFRSLLRTFSGPAGFIHVPAVRDSGVARVGAETDSDMGEGLQFSQADLSIADLATALTLVCQVVARNIV, encoded by the coding sequence ATGAGGATTTTAGTGACGGGTTTTGAACCGTTTGGGCGAGATAATCTCAATGCTAGTGAACAAGCTGTTGAGCAGCTTGCGCCTCATATTGAAGTTGATGATATTGATGTTGAGGTTTTTACTCGTATCCTCCCCGTATCTTTCGAGCGTGGGCCACGTATTCTTGCGCACACGATAGCTGAACTAAAACCAGATGCAGTCATTGCGGTGGGTGAAGCTGGCAAGCGGCATGATATATCCGTAGAGCTCTTTGCCCGTAACGTTGCTCATGCGCGTATCCCGGATAATGACGGCTATCAAGCATGCCAGGAGAATTTAGATGAAGTAGCCGCAGTCCTTCAATCGCGCTTGCCCTGTCAAGAAATTATTGCTGAGTTGAATGTGAACGGGATTAGCGCATCGGAATCTGTTGATGCGGGTGCTTACGTGTGTAACGCAGTTTTTCGAAGCTTGTTACGCACGTTTAGTGGCCCGGCAGGATTTATTCACGTGCCGGCCGTTCGAGATAGCGGGGTAGCGCGGGTAGGTGCTGAAACTGATTCCGATATGGGTGAGGGCTTGCAGTTTTCTCAAGCCGATCTGTCGATAGCAGATCTGGCCACTGCACTGACGCTTGTCTGTCAGGTAGTGGCCAGAAATATCGTGTAA
- a CDS encoding MetQ/NlpA family ABC transporter substrate-binding protein, which produces MKFQKFATLAFASTLALTSCSTSPQNNADSANDDGVVTLTVGASPVPHADILNFINDNLAEDAGIKLEIKEYTDYIQPNVALDQNELDVNFFQHLPYFDTEVAEKGYEFEHGTGIQIEPYAVFSQKIDEIKELTDQATILVNNDPSNQARALKLLEKLGLFTLADKENPTIHDLATNPHNYKVIEADPTIIPVQLPDVDIAVINGNFALDHGLNPAQDAIAIESGENNPYANILAWKKDSPKASAIAKLEKLIHDPQVADFIRQSYPNGEIIPAF; this is translated from the coding sequence ATGAAATTCCAAAAATTTGCTACCCTTGCTTTCGCCAGCACCCTAGCTCTAACTTCTTGCTCCACGTCGCCACAAAACAATGCAGATTCTGCGAACGACGACGGGGTTGTCACCTTAACAGTTGGCGCCTCGCCTGTCCCCCATGCCGATATCCTCAATTTTATTAACGACAATCTTGCGGAAGATGCTGGTATTAAGCTTGAGATCAAGGAATATACCGATTACATCCAACCCAATGTTGCTCTGGATCAAAATGAACTTGATGTCAACTTCTTTCAACACCTTCCATATTTCGACACTGAAGTAGCGGAAAAAGGATACGAATTCGAACATGGAACTGGTATTCAAATTGAGCCATATGCAGTGTTTTCTCAGAAGATTGACGAGATTAAAGAACTAACTGATCAGGCAACTATTTTAGTTAATAATGATCCGTCTAACCAGGCTCGTGCACTGAAACTCTTAGAAAAACTTGGGCTTTTTACCTTGGCTGATAAGGAAAACCCAACGATTCACGATCTGGCTACTAATCCCCATAACTATAAAGTTATTGAGGCTGATCCAACAATCATTCCAGTACAACTACCAGATGTGGATATTGCTGTGATTAATGGAAATTTTGCACTCGATCATGGACTAAATCCAGCACAAGATGCCATTGCCATCGAATCTGGTGAAAATAATCCTTATGCCAATATTTTGGCATGGAAAAAGGATTCTCCCAAAGCTTCGGCAATCGCAAAATTAGAAAAGCTCATACATGATCCACAAGTTGCCGACTTTATTCGCCAGTCTTACCCGAATGGGGAAATCATCCCGGCATTCTAG
- a CDS encoding methionine ABC transporter permease — protein sequence MISIAPEVSTLAAIASRRDEGTWFNRPVIQDQLLGAIMETIYMVGLGTLITVIIGLPLGVILAETRKEGLIPHRIFHKTLGAIVNIGRAIPFIILAVIVLYAIRLINIPGLSTVGWPAFTIALIVSAVPYFARLVESNVLAVSHGKVEAAQMAGASSLAIMTGVLIREALPAIIQSITILTITVIGYSAMSSMVGGGGLGALAINHGYTRHNFDVVIISVIVILIMVQIVQWIGDMLSRLVDHR from the coding sequence ATGATTAGCATAGCTCCAGAAGTATCTACCCTCGCCGCCATTGCGTCACGGCGCGACGAAGGAACCTGGTTTAATCGCCCAGTAATCCAAGATCAACTTCTTGGTGCAATTATGGAAACCATTTACATGGTTGGGCTAGGAACACTTATCACTGTAATTATTGGTCTACCATTGGGCGTTATTCTTGCCGAAACACGTAAAGAAGGGCTTATCCCCCACCGGATATTCCATAAGACACTCGGGGCAATAGTCAATATAGGCCGCGCAATACCCTTTATTATATTGGCCGTTATTGTACTCTATGCAATTCGCCTTATTAATATTCCTGGACTATCCACAGTTGGTTGGCCGGCATTTACCATCGCCCTCATTGTCTCTGCCGTACCTTATTTTGCGCGCCTCGTAGAATCAAACGTACTGGCAGTATCACACGGCAAAGTTGAAGCAGCACAAATGGCTGGCGCATCCTCGCTAGCAATTATGACAGGTGTCCTCATTCGTGAAGCTTTGCCGGCAATTATCCAATCAATCACGATCTTAACAATTACTGTTATCGGTTATTCCGCAATGTCGTCAATGGTGGGTGGCGGCGGGCTAGGCGCCCTAGCTATCAATCATGGATATACTCGGCATAACTTTGATGTCGTAATTATTAGCGTGATCGTTATTCTTATCATGGTGCAAATCGTTCAGTGGATTGGCGATATGTTGAGCCGGCTGGTTGATCACCGCTAA
- a CDS encoding methionine ABC transporter ATP-binding protein, whose product MIELKNVSKIYPRKGSPAVHALKNLSLTIADNTIHGIVGESGAGKSTLIRCLTALEQPTSGSILVDGQDLTQLNSRQLRVARRHIGMVFQGANLFEARTTYENIAYPLRIAKTPEKEIDARVTQLLRLVGLHDRATSYPAQLSGGQRQRVGIARALADKPSVLLADEPTSALDAETTDSILNLLKSVRDQTGVTVVVITHEMSVVRKICDSVTLLDAGGIQETGRIDDILQDPTSELAKKLIPLPELDREIRELNDVIDLYFTSEPGKPTGSLVLSQVAELGADIAAGTFESVGDVQVGRLALTVPVGHGEFFATKFDKTTIFAQVREA is encoded by the coding sequence ATGATCGAGCTGAAAAATGTTTCAAAGATATATCCCCGCAAGGGTAGTCCAGCTGTTCACGCACTTAAAAATTTATCGCTCACTATCGCAGATAACACGATTCACGGTATCGTAGGAGAATCTGGAGCCGGAAAATCCACGTTAATTCGTTGCCTAACCGCATTAGAACAACCGACATCTGGGTCTATTCTAGTTGACGGTCAAGACCTTACACAGCTCAACTCCCGTCAGCTACGTGTTGCCCGCCGTCATATTGGCATGGTCTTTCAAGGAGCGAACCTTTTCGAAGCTCGTACAACATATGAAAATATTGCCTATCCCCTACGGATAGCAAAAACTCCTGAAAAAGAAATCGATGCACGCGTAACACAGCTACTTCGTTTAGTTGGCTTACACGACCGCGCAACATCATATCCAGCACAACTTTCAGGTGGCCAACGCCAACGAGTAGGCATTGCCCGCGCCTTAGCCGATAAACCAAGTGTGTTGCTCGCAGATGAGCCAACATCAGCGTTAGACGCTGAAACAACTGACTCAATCCTCAACTTACTAAAAAGCGTGCGCGACCAAACTGGAGTCACCGTCGTCGTCATTACCCATGAAATGTCTGTTGTACGAAAGATCTGCGATTCTGTTACGCTACTTGACGCTGGTGGTATCCAAGAAACTGGCCGGATCGATGATATTTTACAAGATCCCACCTCGGAATTAGCTAAAAAACTCATTCCGCTACCCGAACTTGACCGCGAAATCCGTGAGCTTAACGACGTTATTGACCTTTACTTCACCTCCGAACCTGGAAAACCTACCGGTTCACTTGTGTTGAGCCAAGTCGCCGAACTAGGAGCCGATATAGCTGCCGGTACATTCGAATCAGTTGGCGATGTTCAAGTAGGTCGGTTAGCTTTAACTGTCCCAGTGGGACACGGAGAATTTTTCGCAACAAAATTTGACAAAACAACCATTTTTGCACAGGTGCGTGAAGCATGA